TCGATGTCGACACCAGCGGGCAGGTCCAGCCGCATGAGGCTGTCCACCGTCTTCTGGGTCGGCTCGTGGATGTCGATCAGCCGCTTGTGGGTGCGCATCTCGAAGTGCTCGCGGCTGTCCTTGTACTTGTGCGGGCTCTTGATGACGCAGATCACGTTCTTCTCGGTCGGCAACGGCACCGGGCCCGTGATGCGGGCACCCGTGCGCTCGACCGTGTCGACGATCTTGCGCGCCGACCGGTCGATGACCTCGTGGTCATACGCCTTGAGGCGAATCCTGATCTTCTGTTCAGCCATTTCCTACTTCTCTCTTC
This region of Euzebya tangerina genomic DNA includes:
- the rpsJ gene encoding 30S ribosomal protein S10, which gives rise to MAEQKIRIRLKAYDHEVIDRSARKIVDTVERTGARITGPVPLPTEKNVICVIKSPHKYKDSREHFEMRTHKRLIDIHEPTQKTVDSLMRLDLPAGVDIEIKL